From the Phaeodactylum tricornutum CCAP 1055/1 chromosome 24, whole genome shotgun sequence genome, one window contains:
- a CDS encoding predicted protein, whose amino-acid sequence MSLGQLPLGKESYSVTIAVEKINDKLLNLFAGYLTRAEKLRGNKNETQDNFSDGNGISYNTAERYLSSIKNEILRRCLDLGLKRSFDDAQQTRIRQSMTRRFVERAVRNKTPLARSHVTAARNDFLVIALLCIWDGSFPMADMLFYLLTLRYLAGRGQEVAMISRSRVSLGEPSEWADSGDKTFVVRLWRSKVSHEQDLSIVPHQSEMLLDWVFAFAYSAVMNTNPNDSLFPTFAEKVELRNLSAGNINDEEIGNETTQDSTLKAKVDSSKKVTKYFQALLERLIKTSEELVGPNEMARAAGLYQDDEDFSEEFDGSSCVGTTSVNNEPGIFNLTGEEETVGLDPPANAAYYYSGLLHKHGISAGLSTHSAKRSAVEMANESALLLTTWVCFRAGWLMKAVHTIFDYLSFNPKNDRQVSRVFSEWNTPSFRGEILGGRPPRLHPIRLQGFKEAEKVCCFVAALFVNYEDKGIDSNIFCTIDDRKNRLRELRNLYDLLTATILRYLPKFVKVLQEHPNPSHPFRQGQRTCIEKHPFLLRILKASQTAGILWDELKAWSTLVQKDFLERNFESASWSEMLEVVGEEQFSADPRTLGGYMETTNRTMNTIQLGQSRMLETTSILVVFASGGKTF is encoded by the exons atgtccctcggacagctcccacttggtaaggaaagt tactccgtaacaaTCGCCGTGGAAAAGATCAACGACAAACTGCTGAATCTCTTTGCTGGATATTTGACAAGGGCCGAAAAACTCCGTGGGAATAAGAACGAAACGCAGGACAATTTCTCGGATGGCAACGGAATTTCGTACAACACGGCAGAACGATACCTGAGCTCCATTAAGAAcgagattcttcgtcgttgccttgaTTTGGGGCTAAAGAGATCTTTCGACGATGCGCAACAAACGCGAATTCGCCAGTCCATGACAAGacgttttgttgaaagagcCGTCCGGAACAAGACGCCTCTGGCCAGATCTCATGTCACAGCTGCTCGGAACGACTTTCTTGTAATTGCGTTGTTATGTATCTGGGACGgttcttttccgatggcgGATATGTTATTTTATCTTTTGACGCTCCGATACTTAGCCGGCCGGGGCCAGGAAGTGGCCATGATATCACGGTCTAGAGTTTCTCTTGGAGAGCCATCAGAATGGGCCGATAGTGGTGACAAGACCTTTGTTGTGAGGCTGTGGAGGTCGAAAGTCAGCCACGAGCAGGATCTTTCTATTGTTCCTCACCAAAGTGAAATGTTGCTTGATTGGGTGTTTGCATTTGCCTATAGTGCTGTGATGAATACCAACCCAAACGACTCGTTGTTCCCGACCTTTGCCGAAAAAGTGGAGTTGCGCAATTTATCAGCTGGAAACATCAATGATGAAGAAATTGGAAATGAGACTACCCAAGATAGtactttgaaagcaaaggtaGATTCCAGCAAAAAAGTCACCAAGTACTTTCAAGCACTTTTGGAGCGACTAATTAAGACAAGCGAGGAGCTTGTAGGTCCGAACGAAATGGCTAGAGCTGCCGGTTTGTATCAGGATGATGAAGATTTTAGCGAGGAATTTGATGGCAGCAGCTGCGTCGGTACAACTAGTGTCAACAATGAGCCAGGAATATTCAATctgacaggagaagaagaaacggttGGATTGGATCCCCCAGCCAATGCTGCCTATTACTATAGCGGTTTGCTTCATAAGCACGGCATTTCAGCCGGACTCTCAACACATTCGGCTAAGCGCTCTGCAGTCGAAATGGCAAATGAAAGTGCTCTATTGCTCACAACATGGGTATGCTTCCGGGCAGGATGGCTGATGAAAGCAGTGCATACTATTTTTGATTACCTATCATTTAATCCGAAAAATGATCGACAAGTTTCGAGGGTGTTCAGCGAATGGAATACGCCATCTTTTCGTGGTGAGATACTAGGTGGGCGTCCTCCAAGACTCCATCCCATTCGACTTCAGGGATTTAAAGAAGCAGAGAAggtttgttgttttgttgctgcactATTTGTGAACTACGAAGACAAAGGCATAGACTCCAATATATTTTGCACCATCGACGATCGGAAAAATCGACTTCGTGAGTTACGAAATCTGTATGATCTCTTGACGGCAACTATTCTCCGTTATCTGCCCAAGTTTGTCAAAGTCCTTCAAGAACATCCAAATCCGTCTCACCCATTCCGGCAAGGTCAACGCACTTGTATCGAAAAGCACCCGTTTCTGTTACGAATCCTTAAGGCAAGTCAAACAGCAGGCATCTTGTGGGATGAGTTGAAAGCATGGAGTACTTTGGTTCAGAAAGACTTTCTCGAGAGAAATTTTGAGTCAGCAAGCTGGTCTGAGATGCTAGAGGTTGTCGGGGAGGAGCAATTTTCTGCGGATCCTAGGACACTGGGAGGCTACATGGAAACAACGAATCGGACTATGAATACTATTCAGCTGGGACAGAGCAGGATGCTGGAGACTACAAGCATTCTTGTCGTTTTCGCGAGCGGGGGCAAGACGTTTTAA
- a CDS encoding predicted protein, translated as MNCQKLKGVTELRKGCSSESSLKAASRHFDLFLEEVILSGTIGGKEKKQLFPIRSVNNSTDSNNIDNSKRLDGDAQTQYSFKTIAVTVRYLAACPSDSSHLVRKV; from the coding sequence ATGAATTGTCAAAAACTCAAGGGTGTCACCGAACTTCGCAAGGGATGCTCTTCGGAGTCATCGCTCAAGGCGGCATCTCGGCACTTCGATCTCTTCCTTGAAGAGGTGATTTTGTCCGGCACCATTGGCGGAAAAGAGAAGAAGCAGCTCTTTCCAATAAGAAGCGTCAATAACAGCACAGATAGCAACAACATTGATAACAGCAAAAGATTGGATGGTGATGCGCAGACGCAGTACTCGTTCAAAACCATCGCTGTTACGGTAcgctaccttgcggcatgtccctcggacagctcccacttggtaaggaaagtgtaa
- a CDS encoding predicted protein, whose product MSSNRFAILDDDDTAPAVKKDSKPAKAAVEASKPDDRRRPNQNDRNTKFGRGGRAPSRDGKRAYDRRSGTGRGKEIKKSGGGARNWGTDKAEAEVVFVGQEDKPEEINTEEVEEPAEPEPVDNSMTYEEFLAAKAASSSELLKPTKEREVANEFTKVAAKVSEEEDFMVMGSGKARRNKQQNKAVKTLTPAFRVESGTVETDGHGGRGRNGRGEGRGSRGGRREGRGGRGEGPGRRGEGRGGRGEGRGGRGEGRDGRGEGRSGRGRGLRGSGRGGGRDQQVNVLDTSAFPSL is encoded by the exons ATG TCTTCAAATCGTTTTGCCATCctggacgatgacgataccGCTCCAGCCGTGAAGAAGGATAGCAAGCCCGCCAAAGCTGCTGTCGAGGCTTCGAAGCCCGATGACCG TCGCCGTCCAAACCAAAATGACCGCAACACAAAGTTTGGCCGTGGTGGAAGAGCACCGTCGCGTGATGGGAAGAGAGCTTATGATCGCCGCTCTGGGACGGGCCGCGGCAAAGAAATCAAGAAATCCGGTGGCGGTGCTAGAAACTGGGGAACTGAcaaagcagaagcagaagtTGTCTTCGTAGGTCAGGAAGACAAGCCTGAAGAAATCAATACAGAAGAGGTCGAGGAACCTGCTGAGCCTGAACCGGTGGACAACTCGATGACCTATGAAGAGTTTCTAGCTGCCAAGGCTGCCTCCTCAAGCGAACTACTCAAACCGACTAAGGAACGAGAAGTTGCAAACGAGTTCACGAAAGTTGCAGCAAAGGtttctgaagaagaagattttATGGTTATGGGAAGTGGCAAGGCGAGACGCAACAAGCAGCAGAATAAGGCAGTGAAGACACTCACCCCGGCTTTCCGTGTGGAATCGGGCACCGTAGAGACGGATGGGCATGGGGGACGAGGACGCAATGGACGAGGAGAGGGACGCGGAAGCAGAGGTGGGCGTCGTGAAGGACGCGGCGGGCGAGGTGAAGGACCTGGTAGGCGAGGTGAAGGACGTGGCGGGCGAGGTGAAGGACGTGGCGGGCGAGGTGAAGGACGTGACGGACGGGGTGAAGGACGTAGCGGGCGAGGACGTGGTCTAAGGGGGTCGGGTCGCGGTGGAGGAAGAGACCAGCAGGTCAACGTCTTGGACACCTCGGCTTTTCCGTCTCTGTAG
- a CDS encoding predicted protein, with protein MLASTGQMTSSTVFSHFLDNVFSIPQGHPIRLSFAQQGYDTVEDLLGICENELGTFGYVPPTSLDTNDNPQWTPLLMAHRQILRHFLRWQASLERKKGSSLDNSELVELTSSDFAFYKRSALGQVSSVLTTATSSSSAPGIPNKPRSVFYGQKKPVYCKEDATTLSVNNTNAITYCSSVHSALRSGATNLDLMPQDGESIPKPISFVKPLGTETHNSCAFKGLPGFTPDNLIGKTFLTDSQDDGELFRERQTFPTDTQDDGEQLDL; from the exons ATGTTAGCAAGCACTGGACAAATGACCAGCAGCACTGTCTtctcgcattttttggataatGTTTTCTCAATTCCCCAAGGGCATCCAATTCGGCTTAGCTTTGCTCAGCAAGGGTATGATACCGTGGAAGACCTTCTCGGTATTTGTGAGAATGAACTTGGTACCTTTGGGTATGTTcctccaacaagcttggaCACCAATGACAACCCCCAGTGGACCCCATTGCTCATGGCACACCGACAgatccttcgccattttctaCGTTGGCAGGCCTCACTTGAACGGAAAAAGGGAAGTTCTTTAGACAATTCTGAGCTCGTTGAGTTGACCAGTAGTGACTTTGCCTTCTATAAACGGTCGGCACTTGGCCAAGTTTCAAGCGTATTGACCACTgcaacatcttcttcgagcgCCCCGGGCATACCTAACAAACCTCGGTCGGTTTTTTACGGACAGAAGAAACCTGTTTATTGTAAAGAAGATGCAACTACCCTGTctgtcaacaacaccaaTGCAATCACGTACTGTTCGAGTGTACATTCTGCATTGAGATCCGGAGCAACCAACCTTGACCTTAtgccacaggatggggagagtattCCTAAACCCATCAGCTTTGTCAAGCCCCTTGGAACTGAAACCCACAATTCCTGTGCCTTTAAGGGTTTACCTGGTTTCACTCCTGACAACCTCATTGGAAAAACTTTTCTAACCGACagtcaggatgatggggagctATTTCGTGAACGGCAAACTTTCCCAACTGAtactcaggatgatggggagcaacT GGACTTGTAA